Proteins co-encoded in one Medicago truncatula cultivar Jemalong A17 chromosome 8, MtrunA17r5.0-ANR, whole genome shotgun sequence genomic window:
- the LOC25502194 gene encoding uncharacterized protein isoform X2: MILNISTPSFSRILPHPSSSFKLSETYSNRNNASYPVFIFTKPLKFINLKASISESQNETSNSNNLLDQQLLLRVAATAKDADEALQLIADNSSTNGGVVSTSDCCSIISAALERNNPQLALSVFYSMRSTFHQVGESGPLVERWKWSRPNARVYTLLIQGLAASLRVSDALSVVKYICEVGVSPSEEVPFGKIVRCPTCRIAVAVAQPQQGIQIVSCAKCRYQYELVSGNIVNIQSEEISMDITAWKKGLRFLKLMKQSIPSAVHSIVVQTPSGMARTHRFATETVDLPAQEGERVTVAVAAPSNVYRKLGPIKLSSRAPDLYPGEAMCITNHKDGRESRLVRAPTKDENSSLLKPSILFPLLALFATGDAASGLIDPSLPQFLSVVAVSSLAIGSALNSFVFPQFNQVWMLARMCQLENKISAVGEPSYRTRISKVKRVRESLQNSLQGRIELIASYARISSMIEIEVEMETDVLAAETTSDVDGFTEQIEQIMELENLEERWKMQAEANDEAERLLSSQPVPLDEV, translated from the exons ATGATTCTAAATATATCAACACCTTCATTCTCTCGCATACTTCCTcacccttcttcttctttcaaactCTCTGAAACTTATTCCAACCGCAACAACGCTTCTTATCctgttttcattttcacaaaaccattGAAATTCATCAACCTCAAAGCTTCCATAAGCGAAAGCCAAAATGAAACATCTAACTCTAACAACTTATTGGATCAACAGCTTCTTCTCCGAGTCGCCGCCACCGCCAAAGACGCCGACGAAGCATTGCAGTTAATCGCTGACAACTCTTCCACTAACGGTGGTGTTGTTTCTACTTCTGATTGTTGCTCTATTATTTCTGCTGCGCTTGAAAGGAATAATCCACAACTTGCTTTGTCTGTTTTTTACTCTATGCGCTCCACTTTTcatcaag TTGGTGAGAGTGGTCCTTTAGTTGAGAGATGGAAGTGGTCGAGGCCAAATGCACGTGTTTATACATTGTTGATTCAGGGTTTGGCTGCATCTTTGAGGGTTTCGGATGCTCTTAGTGTGGTTAAATATATATGTGAGGTGGGCGTCTCTCCTTCTGAGGAG GTTCCCTTTGGGAAGATAGTGAGGTGTCCTACTTGTCGGATAGCTGTTGCAGTTGCACAGCCACAGCAAGGTATTCAG ATAGTATCTTGTGCAAAGTGCCGCTACCAATATGAACTTGTTTCAGGAAACATAGTCAATATTCAATCAGAAGAAATCAG CATGGACATTACAGCATGGAAAAAGGGGTTAAGATTCCTGAAACTGATGAAGCAAAGCATTCCATCTGCTGTTCACTCTATTGTG GTGCAGACGCCTTCTGGTATGGCTCGTACTCACAGATTTGCAACTGAGACAGTTGATCTGCCAGCACAAGAAGGCGAAAGGGTAACTGTTGCCGTGGCAGCTCCATCAAATGTATATAGAAAGCTGGGCCCCATTAAATTAAGTTCAAGAGCCCCGGATTTATATCCTGGTGAAGCTATGTGCATAACAAACCACAAAGATGGACGGGAATCACGTCTTGTAAGAGCCCCCACAAAAGATGAAAATTCATCATTACTTAAACCCTCCATCCTCTTTCCACTTCTTGCTTTGTTTGCCACTGGTGACGCTGCTTCTGGACTTATTGACCCCAGCCTACCTCAATTCCTATCAGTTGTTGCAGTTTCATCTCTTGCTATTGGCTCTGCTTTGAACTCCTTTGTTTTTCCCCAGTTTAATCAG gtttGGATGTTAGCCCGGATGTGCCAGCTTGAGAATAAAATTTCAGCTGTTGGAGAACCTTCTTATCG GACTCGGATAAGTAAAGTCAAAAGGGTCCGAGAGAGCCTGCAAAATTCCCTCCAGGGACGAATTGAATTGATTGCCAGCTATGctagg ATTTCCTCTATGATTGAAATTGAAGTGGAGATGGAAACTGATGTTCTTGCTGCTGAAACTACTAGTGATGTG GATGGGTTCACAGAACAGATAGAGCAAATCATGGAGCTTGAAAATTTAGAGGAG AGATGGAAAATGCAAGCAGAAGCAAATGATGAGGCCGAAAGACTTCTTAGCTCCCAGCCTGTGCCCTTGGACGAAGTTTAA
- the LOC25502189 gene encoding RING-H2 finger protein ATL22 isoform X1, translating to MSTLPYLISLFILVSLLPHRTTKGEEFFTCERTASCETYGLPIRFPFSLNQSNQTNLCSYPGFDLTCTNTTTTTFSEPLLTLPNSESFVVKRISFVDQVVWVNDPNICFPKRFMFDQNNFMLNLKDSPFRLSDYYTFVNFSFLNCPSNSTVINLVPPISCLNLSSISSINNDKNMNYSIVAMMSDPPFATPWTSLCEFISSTLIPVEETNWLFWTDYYSNIPLQWDDPDCGNCEARGGRCGLVGDDALRLACYDLPTQGLSRKVKYGLSLGLGIPGLLGLIMLTLMLCKNKYTRNQVQRQTSTEFSTFIMTHPPIFVMGLDGATIERYPKTQLGESGRLPRPSDNTCSICLCEYQPNEVLRTIPECNHYFHVNCIDGWLKTNATCPLCRNFPERSTSFSSVLPVSPTS from the exons ATGTCAACTTTGCCATATTTAATTTCCTTGTTCATCCTCGTATCACTGTTACCCCACAGAACAACAAAAGGTGAAGAGTTCTTCACATGTGAAAGGACAGCATCATGCGAAACCTACGGACTTCCAATTCGGTTTCCGTTTTCATTAAACcaatcaaatcaaaccaatCTTTGTAGTTACCCAGGTTTCGACCTCACGTGcaccaacaccaccaccaccaccttcaGTGAACCCTTACTCACTCTTCCAAATTCTGAAAGCTTTGTTGTGAAACGCATCTCCTTTGTTGATCAAGTAGTTTGGGTCAACGATCCCAACATTTGCTTCCCAAAACGTTTCATGTTTGACCAAAACAACTTCATGTTAAACCTTAAAGATTCACCGTTTCGGTTAAGTGATTATTacacttttgttaatttttcatTCCTAAATTGTCCTTCCAATTCAACCGTAATAAATTTAGTACCACCTATAAGTTGTTTGAATTTAAGCTCTATTAGTAGTATCAACAACGATAAGAACATGAATTATTCGATTGTGGCTATGATGTCTGATCCTCCTTTTGCTACACCATGGACATCATTATGTGAATTTATTTCGTCAACTTTGATACCTGTGGAAGAGACGAATTGGTTGTTTTGGACTGATTATTATTCTAACATACCCTTGCAGTGGGATGATCCTGATTGTGGAAATTGTGAAGCACGTGGAGGAAGATGTGGATTGGTTGGGGATGATGCTCTTCGTCTTGCTTGTTATGATCTTCCCACCCAAG GTCTTTCAAGGAAAGTCAAGTATGGTTTAAGCCTAGGTTTGGGAATACCTGGACTCCTAGGTCTAATTATGCTTACATTGATGTTATGCAAAAACAAGTACACAAGGAATCAAGTACAACGTCAAACAAGCACTGAATTTTCAACCTTTATTATGACGCACCCCCCGATTTTCGTTATGGGCCTCGACGGGGCAACAATCGAAAGATACCCTAAAACCCAGCTTGGTGAAAGTGGACGATTGCCTAGGCCTAGTGACAACACTTGCTCTATATGTCTTTGTGAGTATCAGCCAAATGAAGTATTGAGGACAATTCCTGAGTGTAATCACTATTTTCATGTGAATTGTATAGATGGATGGCTCAAGACAAATGCTACCTGCCCTTTGTGTCGAAATTTTCCAGAGAGATCTACTTCATTTTCTTCGGTTTTGCCTGTATCTCCAACTTCTTAA
- the LOC25502190 gene encoding egg cell-secreted protein 1.1, whose product MASSHKVFIIVALVIIALVPSTYTVESRQHSNPSNLMSLEARLKVSGEPSNCWQSLFKLQACSGEIITFFLNGETYLGNGCCKAIRVIGHDCWPNMVASLGFTNEESYILEGYCDEVEDVHSPPPPTPQVSFVVEHKEIVP is encoded by the coding sequence atggctTCCTCTCACAaagtttttattattgttgctcTTGTGATCATTGCTTTGGTTCCATCAACATATACGGTGGAGTCTAGACAACACTCTAACCCTTCCAACTTGATGAGCCTTGAAGCAAGATTGAAGGTGAGTGGCGAGCCTTCTAATTGTTGGCAGTCACTCTTCAAGCTCCAAGCATGTAGTGGTgaaattataacattttttctAAATGGTGAGACTTATTTAGGAAATGGTTGTTGTAAAGCAATTAGGGTTATTGGACATGATTGTTGGCCTAATATGGTTGCTTCGCTTGGATTCACCAATGAAGAATCTTATATATTGGAAGGTTATTGTGATGAAGTTGAGGATGTTCATTCACCTCCACCACCCACACCACAAGTATCATTTGTTGTTGAGCATAAAGAGATTGTTCCATAA
- the LOC25502192 gene encoding putative RING-H2 finger protein ATL21A yields MASITLILVFHVFIIIIISLLQSSKGKQIICNTLSCGDIVIAFPFGLKESNQDPLCSYSTNPTFQLSCNNQRQTILNLPKTDDLIIKNIDYITQTIHVNDPKGCLPKRYLDNNFNLSDSAFKLNPEIYSTYNLTFLRCPSNVTELPLAPISCLRDKEHSNSSSSPVIVSWAPPPLSQTCEVISTALVPLPSMDIPMWPWPNLESDVELVWTKPRCGDCLLDGQVCGFSEEDENRLQVECFPSPSNQGLSRSVKYGIAMGVGIPGLLCLIGLCYSICGKMRRTVPLYEQRTSNLPTITISLEPLPSFAMGLDGATIEKYPKTLIGESGRLLKANDNTCSICLSEYQPKETLRSIPECNHYFHAACIDEWLKMNGTCPICRNSPETYSSTGPSFSSLFLSPNSSPLSSSR; encoded by the exons ATGGCTTCCATAACTCTAATACTTGTATTTCAtgtctttattattattattatttccctACTTCAATCTTCTAAAGGGAAACAAATTATCTGTAACACCTTATCATGTGGTGATATTGTTATTGCTTTCCCTTTCGGTTTAAAAGAAAGTAATCAAGATCCTCTTTGTAGCTATTCTACAAACCCCACTTTCCAACTTTCATGCAACAACCAAAGGCAAACAATTCTCAACCTCCCCAAAACAGATGACTTGATCATTAAAAACATCGATTACATAACCCAAACAATCCATGTTAACGACCCCAAAGGTTGTCTCCCAAAACGGTACTTAGATAACAATTTTAACCTTTCAGATTCAGCTTTTAAATTAAACCCCGAAATTTACAGCACTTATAACCTCACTTTTCTACGTTGTCCTTCAAATGTTACTGAATTGCCATTAGCACCAATCTCTTGCCTAAGAGATAAAGAACATTCAAACTCGTCTTCTTCTCCGGTTATAGTTTCATGGGCACCACCTCCGTTGTCTCAAACGTGTGAGGTGATTTCAACGGCTTTGGTTCCGTTACCGTCGATGGATATTCCTATGTGGCCATGGCCTAATCTTGAAAGTGATGTTGAGTTGGTTTGGACCAAACCACGATGTGGAGACTGTTTACTTGATGGTCAAGTTTGTGGGTTCTCTGAGGAGGATGAAAATAGGCTTCAAGTTGAATGTTTCCCTAGTCCCTCCAATCAAG GCCTCTCAAGAAGTGTGAAATACGGCATAGCAATGGGAGTGGGAATACCAGGACTTTTGTGTCTGATTGGCTTATGTTACAGTATATGTGGTAAGATGAGGAGAACGGTACCACTTTATGAACAAAGGACCTCAAATCTTCCTACAATAACAATTTCCTTAGAACCTCTCCCTTCTTTTGCAATGGGTCTTGATGGTGCCACAATTGAAAAGTACCCCAAGACTCTTATTGGGGAGAGTGGACGTTTATTGAAGGCCAATGACAATACTTGTTCAATTTGTCTATCTGAATATCAACCTAAAGAGACGTTGAGAAGCATCCCTGAGTGCAACCATTATTTTCATGCTGCTTGTATTGATGAGTGGCTCAAAATGAATGGTACATGCCCAATATGTAGAAATTCACCAGAGACGTATTCTTCAACGGgtccttctttttcttcattatttttatccCCTAATTCGTCACCGTTGTCTTCTTCACGATAG
- the LOC25502189 gene encoding putative RING-H2 finger protein ATL21B isoform X2, translating into MSTLPYLISLFILVSLLPHRTTKGEEFFTCERTASCETYGLPIRFPFSLNQSNQTNLCSYPGFDLTCTNTTTTTFSEPLLTLPNSESFVVKRISFVDQVVWVNDPNICFPKRFMFDQNNFMLNLKDSPFRGMILIVEIVKHVEEDVDWLGMMLFVLLVMIFPPKVFQGKSSMV; encoded by the exons ATGTCAACTTTGCCATATTTAATTTCCTTGTTCATCCTCGTATCACTGTTACCCCACAGAACAACAAAAGGTGAAGAGTTCTTCACATGTGAAAGGACAGCATCATGCGAAACCTACGGACTTCCAATTCGGTTTCCGTTTTCATTAAACcaatcaaatcaaaccaatCTTTGTAGTTACCCAGGTTTCGACCTCACGTGcaccaacaccaccaccaccaccttcaGTGAACCCTTACTCACTCTTCCAAATTCTGAAAGCTTTGTTGTGAAACGCATCTCCTTTGTTGATCAAGTAGTTTGGGTCAACGATCCCAACATTTGCTTCCCAAAACGTTTCATGTTTGACCAAAACAACTTCATGTTAAACCTTAAAGATTCACCGTTTCG TGGGATGATCCTGATTGTGGAAATTGTGAAGCACGTGGAGGAAGATGTGGATTGGTTGGGGATGATGCTCTTCGTCTTGCTTGTTATGATCTTCCCACCCAAG GTCTTTCAAGGAAAGTCAAGTATGGTTTAA
- the LOC25502194 gene encoding uncharacterized protein isoform X1 — protein sequence MILNISTPSFSRILPHPSSSFKLSETYSNRNNASYPVFIFTKPLKFINLKASISESQNETSNSNNLLDQQLLLRVAATAKDADEALQLIADNSSTNGGVVSTSDCCSIISAALERNNPQLALSVFYSMRSTFHQVGESGPLVERWKWSRPNARVYTLLIQGLAASLRVSDALSVVKYICEVGVSPSEEVPFGKIVRCPTCRIAVAVAQPQQGIQIVSCAKCRYQYELVSGNIVNIQSEEISMDITAWKKGLRFLKLMKQSIPSAVHSIVVQTPSGMARTHRFATETVDLPAQEGERVTVAVAAPSNVYRKLGPIKLSSRAPDLYPGEAMCITNHKDGRESRLVRAPTKDENSSLLKPSILFPLLALFATGDAASGLIDPSLPQFLSVVAVSSLAIGSALNSFVFPQFNQLPQRSVEVTAIKQRLLSQYDMLQSRINDLKEAAEKEVWMLARMCQLENKISAVGEPSYRTRISKVKRVRESLQNSLQGRIELIASYARISSMIEIEVEMETDVLAAETTSDVDGFTEQIEQIMELENLEERWKMQAEANDEAERLLSSQPVPLDEV from the exons ATGATTCTAAATATATCAACACCTTCATTCTCTCGCATACTTCCTcacccttcttcttctttcaaactCTCTGAAACTTATTCCAACCGCAACAACGCTTCTTATCctgttttcattttcacaaaaccattGAAATTCATCAACCTCAAAGCTTCCATAAGCGAAAGCCAAAATGAAACATCTAACTCTAACAACTTATTGGATCAACAGCTTCTTCTCCGAGTCGCCGCCACCGCCAAAGACGCCGACGAAGCATTGCAGTTAATCGCTGACAACTCTTCCACTAACGGTGGTGTTGTTTCTACTTCTGATTGTTGCTCTATTATTTCTGCTGCGCTTGAAAGGAATAATCCACAACTTGCTTTGTCTGTTTTTTACTCTATGCGCTCCACTTTTcatcaag TTGGTGAGAGTGGTCCTTTAGTTGAGAGATGGAAGTGGTCGAGGCCAAATGCACGTGTTTATACATTGTTGATTCAGGGTTTGGCTGCATCTTTGAGGGTTTCGGATGCTCTTAGTGTGGTTAAATATATATGTGAGGTGGGCGTCTCTCCTTCTGAGGAG GTTCCCTTTGGGAAGATAGTGAGGTGTCCTACTTGTCGGATAGCTGTTGCAGTTGCACAGCCACAGCAAGGTATTCAG ATAGTATCTTGTGCAAAGTGCCGCTACCAATATGAACTTGTTTCAGGAAACATAGTCAATATTCAATCAGAAGAAATCAG CATGGACATTACAGCATGGAAAAAGGGGTTAAGATTCCTGAAACTGATGAAGCAAAGCATTCCATCTGCTGTTCACTCTATTGTG GTGCAGACGCCTTCTGGTATGGCTCGTACTCACAGATTTGCAACTGAGACAGTTGATCTGCCAGCACAAGAAGGCGAAAGGGTAACTGTTGCCGTGGCAGCTCCATCAAATGTATATAGAAAGCTGGGCCCCATTAAATTAAGTTCAAGAGCCCCGGATTTATATCCTGGTGAAGCTATGTGCATAACAAACCACAAAGATGGACGGGAATCACGTCTTGTAAGAGCCCCCACAAAAGATGAAAATTCATCATTACTTAAACCCTCCATCCTCTTTCCACTTCTTGCTTTGTTTGCCACTGGTGACGCTGCTTCTGGACTTATTGACCCCAGCCTACCTCAATTCCTATCAGTTGTTGCAGTTTCATCTCTTGCTATTGGCTCTGCTTTGAACTCCTTTGTTTTTCCCCAGTTTAATCAG CTTCCGCAAAGATCGGTGGAAGTAACTGCTATCAAACAACGTCTTTTATCTCAATATGACATGCTTCAGTCTCGCATCAATGACTTAAAAGAAGCTGCTGAAAAAGAG gtttGGATGTTAGCCCGGATGTGCCAGCTTGAGAATAAAATTTCAGCTGTTGGAGAACCTTCTTATCG GACTCGGATAAGTAAAGTCAAAAGGGTCCGAGAGAGCCTGCAAAATTCCCTCCAGGGACGAATTGAATTGATTGCCAGCTATGctagg ATTTCCTCTATGATTGAAATTGAAGTGGAGATGGAAACTGATGTTCTTGCTGCTGAAACTACTAGTGATGTG GATGGGTTCACAGAACAGATAGAGCAAATCATGGAGCTTGAAAATTTAGAGGAG AGATGGAAAATGCAAGCAGAAGCAAATGATGAGGCCGAAAGACTTCTTAGCTCCCAGCCTGTGCCCTTGGACGAAGTTTAA